The Fusarium fujikuroi IMI 58289 draft genome, chromosome FFUJ_chr05 DNA segment CCAGCGCTGTGGCTCGGGCAAGTTGTCACATCTCTGGCTGTACGAGTAAACTATACCCGGCGTTGGCGTTCCTTTGTGAGCCGTGCGTGCCTTGAATTCTGTATAAGAAGGCCTCATCGCTCCTCAACGTCTCCAAGATGTCGTTCTGGGTCTGGTTATTAAGCATCTCATCGCTGCAGCATCAATCATCGAGACTATCATCGAGtaccttcttctctgcttcgTGAATTCCTGCCCTTACCTTCATCTTATCGCCATACCAGCGAAGCCACTCAACTactcttcaagcttcctTAGAATCTCTGCCAAACTGCTAGTGGTTGCTTCGTAGCTGTAGAGTGACTACTCGAGGTTAGTGTGGACTGCGACCTTCGTTCTTCCTTCACCGGATGGACCTCGATCTCTACTCTAGAGTTTCTTACTCAATGATTAAAGGCTGAGCGATTGACGTAGACTCGCTGCTGAGTTAAATGGCTGAGAGTCGGCATCTTCGTGGTCTACGAGTGGTCAGTGGGAACTAGTCTGTAGAGACATGCATAAGGGGATGGCAACCCAGCACATTCAATGAGTCATGTTATAAGGTTGTGAGGGAATTTAAAGACTTGGGTGAGCTTCGCCGGTCATGGTGGCCAGTGTTGAATCGGGTAGCTTCGAAGTTTTCGAGTGTACGTGGTATTCTTTGATCATAGACAACGAGTATATTGTGCCCAAGAACTGATTGGAAAGACCCCTCTTGGTCAAAACGTAAGTCATAGACCGCCAAATTGCTGTTTGTAAAACTTGTAGCTGGCTTTCAACTTCATATCAAGCTGTACTGGCGTTACTCGGGTCGTAGCAAAGCTGAGtgatggagaggaagacGCATTGGTAGTGATGTTCATATGCGAGAGACTGTGAACTAATTTGAGGTAAACAAGAAAGGGGCTTTTTAACAGTCCGATCTGTGTTTAAACTCATCCAGTGCCTGGGCTATAACTTGATCCGGTGGCACTGGATGctggagatgcagatgcagaccACGACCAAGACCAAAAAGAACTGGATTGATAGGCTTCCAATTGCCCCGATCCCAAGCGAACTAGAGTATACAAATGAGTCCCTTACAGGCTCCAAAATGCCCTCGAAAAGAGGTGGCGCACTCGTCCATTAGGGTATCATACTTGACATCGTCTGCGGTGCGAGGAGCCCGGTCTCTTGGGCATCATGTGGGCTACTCAACGAGAGTTTGAGTAGCTATATGGAGTTGCGGATGTGAATCTTGGTTGACTGTACAGCTCCGTTTCCTTGATAAATGACTCGGAGCCGTCCTGAAGCATCAATGAAGCACAGAGGGAGCCTGCAAGAAGGTAGCGGGGGCGTTCAGAAGCAGGAGTCAATACCAAACTAGAGTCACGTCTGGTCGGACTGGATCcagaataaaataaaagagccATGATCGTTGATAGGCGGCTCAAATTGGTCTTCTGAAGAAGCAATGGCCTAGGAGAGAACCCCCGAGTCTCCTTATACAATGAGGTGGAGGAGACGCTCAGATGCTAGAGATCAGATCAAACTCAAGCTAGATTAGCTTAGCCACACAAAATAGAAGTATGCACAAAGATAAGAGGCTCAGTGACAGTTAGCGGACCCCAATCTCCTAGAGAACCATCGAGAGGTGAGGGAGCACCGACCCTTCAAGCTAAGGAGGCAGCGCGCTCCCTTGTTAAGCGGATGAGAACGAGGTGGCGACAGTAGGTGACCGAGTGACGACTAACGCCTCATATGTCACTCAGGGATAACAGGTAACTGAGTTCCATAACTGATTCATAACGATCGTTAATCATTCAAGACTTCTCTGACTAAAGGAAATAAAGCCTATTTCCCCAAAATCtcatcctttctcttctgaaGCAAGTAATAATACTCCTGAATAGGGGTACTCTTCGTCGGAACCCTCTCCCCCTCAAACTGACCCCTTCCATGCCCGTTGAAGTGAACCTTCCAAGCTACACATCATTAGCACCATTACCACACACCAGGGACTCAAAAACTTACTGCTTGCGTCAAAGCCGAGGTATGACCAGCTATCGTTGAGGTAAGCCTTCTCAGTGCCAACCTGGATAGTCTTGACAGTTCCCATCTGTCCAGGAGCAGGTCGAAGCTCCTTGAGGTCGGCGAcgagcttgatgaggcctGTGACGAAGGCGAGGGCGACGTCTTTGGCGATGCATTCGTGTTGGCCGTAGCTGAAGGCTGAGACGTCTTCTTTCTTGCGCTGGGGGTTGAACTTGCCCGCGTCGGGAACCTCCTTAGGATTACGGCCAGCCTCGCCCTGTTCATTGTTAGACATGATAAGCTTGTGAGGTGAGAGTGTAACTTACGAGCATGAGAACGACGGCGGTGCCAGGTTGGATGGGTTGGCCTTGTACCTCGCCTGGTGCTGTCGCAACACGGACGTTGCGCTGGGAGCTCGTCATACGCTGAGCTTCAGCGACGTAGGCGTGAagagcagcatcatcacctttCTGAGCAATGGCCTGGACCTCAGCCCAGATAGCCTCATTCTCAGGACGAAGGAAGAACGACAGAACCTCGTAGAACTACACATCATCAGCACATGATCTTCCATCTTGTCACTCAACTTACAGCAGTGACGGGAACACCAATACCACCAAAGGCAGTAAGCCAGAGGTTATCCGTGACCTGATCAACATTATTTCCCTGAGCAAGCAACTCCTCCACAAGCTTGAGACCACAAGATCGCAGCGAGTCCTTCTTGAGGTAAGATCTGGCGCCGATCCTGTTAGCAACGGCAGATACCAGTCCGATACCCCGAGGACGTCCAGCGTCAGCCTCCGCGACGATAGTCTTTGTCGTCTCAATCATTCTCTTGGCACCCTCTTGAGCACGACGACGACGGTTCCATGCCTGGGCGGGATCATTGTTGTTGACGCCCCAGATACGGATGTCGAGAAGACTGCGGTACAGCTCTGCAACACCAAGTTTACCATCTGGATTCTCATCGGTTCTAAGATCAAAGTAGAACAGATCAGCGAGAAGCTGTGTGTTGAGAGGAATAGCGACATCGCGAATAATGTCGATCTGGTCAAGACCCTTCTTGAGAGTGAAGGTctccttgttgatgagcttggtacCCTCGCGCTCAATAAACGCGTGGACTGCATTGTGCATGTTGGGAATCTTGCTCATCGCCTTGGAAAAGTTGGCGCGGTGAGTGTAGTTCTGAGGCTGATCGCCCGCAAGCATGAACCAGCCAAAGTCCTTCTTCCCCGGGAACAGAGTGTTGAGAGGCTTGAGCCAGGGGACGACGTATTGCTTTGTGTTGCTGAGGATCTGCTTGATAGCGGGTCCTGAGGTGAGAACGGCGACCTTAGGGGGTGCCTTGGGATCATCGAGAGTGTACTGGTCAAAAGTACCGATCTCCTTGGCGATCTGCTcgttggccttcttggtgtaCATGGGCTGCATGACTGCGATGGAGTTGAATGGGAACCAGTTTGGTACACCGCGCTGGATGAGCTTGTAGAGCATTGAACCACCAAGAGTCTTGTAGTCCTGCTGGACTTCGTTGTAACCCCAGGCAGTGAGGTTCGACACGGTGTAGTCAATGGTGTTGAACCTGTCTGATCGCACGAGGGTAACAGCGTCAGACAGAACAGCTCGACCGACAGAGTAAGTTGGCATGATACCAGAGCCAGGGTTGCGCTGGGGCTTGATGTCCTCGATCATGAGACCAGGATACAACTCAACCATGTCAGGATCAGTGTACAACTTCTCCAGAATATTCGCAATATCAGGGTTCGAGTTGATCTCGCTGAACGAATCATAGCGCTTAAGACCAAAGAACTCTCTGAACTCATTCAACGAAGCACACTGCCACTTGCGGCCCTGAATGATGCCCAGAACCTCAACGACCTTGAGAGCCTTGGGGACCATACGAGCACCGAAAGTTCCAGCAGGATCCTCCATGGCGTCCTTGAGAATACggacaagatcctcatctTTGAAAGTACCGTCAGCCTGAcgctcaaggccatcaaagGTACGAACGCTAGGGTCCTTGGGAGTGTTTTTCTCAAAAGTGAGCAGAGCCTGTCCAAGTTCAGTCCAGCTGACGTCCTGGAGATCCTCAGCCTTGCGGCCGGGGAACAGTttgaggaagaagttgttgatcCATTTCTCGTCTCGCTTGGAGATGCAAGAGTGGAAGCGGTAGAGGAGGTTGAACTCAACGCTGACTTGGTTGCCAACACCTCGAGGGACACCGTCGCCGTCGAATTGCTTGTCAATTGCAACACGAGGATCGAGAGTCCAGTCACTCGCGGAGTGGtgagtgttggtgatggcacGAAGATAGTCGTGCAAGCAGATGTTGATGTACAAGCCACCAGTTATCAGACGAGCTACATTGAAGAGATCGTGATCTTGCTTTGCAATagcctttgccttttcttcctcggaAGCGTTAGCCGGTACTGACATTGAGAAGCGTCCATTCTCATTGATCTTCAGCAGAATGTCAGCCACGTAATTGTGGAAACGGCTGTACAGTACAAGCATGACGTTGACACCAGCtggttgaccaagaagacgCTTCTCGTGAAAGGTATCAGGCTTAAGCTTGCCCTTCTCCATGGTACGAATCTCAAGCTGATCCTTCAGTGAAGAACCATACAGCGgcgcaagatcaagatacGACGAGGTATCAGACTTGTTCATATCTGTACGG contains these protein-coding regions:
- a CDS encoding related to linoleate diol synthase; the protein is MSFNEKFQAGESYGDSKEDPASLLNNPEKLVADLMKDFAGVRSQASPAQLLGLVKELLQKGQPLDDKKGTTELLIGILTALPASSKARTALTNKLIDTLWGNLQHPPLSYVGGDVKYDVVNSDKPAHKHNCDLYDTIEFKVPGTDVLLREQVPQAPDGLHQYRMPDGSFNNILEPNLGRAGTPYAKSVKSEKRLHGVKPDPGLLFDLLMARDETTFQENPAGISSMLFYHAAIIIHDIFRTNRTDMNKSDTSSYLDLAPLYGSSLKDQLEIRTMEKGKLKPDTFHEKRLLGQPAGVNVMLVLYSRFHNYVADILLKINENGRFSMSVPANASEEEKAKAIAKQDHDLFNVARLITGGLYINICLHDYLRAITNTHHSASDWTLDPRVAIDKQFDGDGVPRGVGNQVSVEFNLLYRFHSCISKRDEKWINNFFLKLFPGRKAEDLQDVSWTELGQALLTFEKNTPKDPSVRTFDGLERQADGTFKDEDLVRILKDAMEDPAGTFGARMVPKALKVVEVLGIIQGRKWQCASLNEFREFFGLKRYDSFSEINSNPDIANILEKLYTDPDMVELYPGLMIEDIKPQRNPGSGIMPTYSVGRAVLSDAVTLVRSDRFNTIDYTVSNLTAWGYNEVQQDYKTLGGSMLYKLIQRGVPNWFPFNSIAVMQPMYTKKANEQIAKEIAPPKVAVLTSGPAIKQILSNTKQYVVPWLKPLNTLFPGKKDFGWFMLAGDQPQNYTHRANFSKAMSKIPNMHNAVHAFIEREGTKLINKETFTLKKGLDQIDIIRDVAIPLNTQLLADLFYFDLRTDENPDGKLGVAELYRSLLDIRIWGVNNNDPAQAWNRRRRAQEGAKRMIETTKTIVAEADAGRPRGIGLVSAVANRIGARSYLKKDSLRSCGLKLVEELLAQGNNVDQVTDNLWLTAFGGIGVPVTAFYEVLSFFLRPENEAIWAEVQAIAQKGDDAALHAYVAEAQRMTSSQRNVRVATAPGEVQGQPIQPGTAVVLMLGEAGRNPKEVPDAGKFNPQRKKEDVSAFSYGQHECIAKDVALAFVTGLIKLVADLKELRPAPGQMGTVKTIQVGTEKAYLNDSWSYLGFDASTWKVHFNGHGRGQFEGERVPTKSTPIQEYYYLLQKRKDEILGK